CTTAGAACCAGCTGAAAGATGGTAAGATTTGATTTGAATTCACAATGTTTCTTAGAGATACACCATGcgatgcagggctccagactgggACTAAAATGGTCGCTAATGTGACCAAAAAGAAATGATTGcaactataatttaaaatctagtcgccactggcgacagtcgggatgtgtgctttcatatgcggtttcatcagatatcatcttgtgagttattaaatacatctttagagtgccAGTGTGTCTCGTGCTGCTTTTCACCCTTTCTGCTGATGATATGAGCTCGCtggctgcacgcaacaacaaacacagcgcgagccatgatgtccgatttgtgaacaaatAACTCTCTTGAACTGGgtctttataatgaatcaccCGACAGAGctcgtttgaactcaggagctcaggttagcagtttgaattcgaGTCACTTtgtcagcgaatcagccgtcagtgagttcacaactgggagcgcagacatttcagaatagtagtcccatgtgtattttggagttgtttataattaaaagtcccgtgttatgtaccaaatcttttttttcccctGGTTATTATtatagtactaaataaaaaaatatcttttcTCTCTTagatttgtataaattctgaaaggggtgtgaaaacttatgagacaaaaggggaatgcaaatttgtgcactcAACTATACAGTATTGTGGTGAGCAGGGAGGGCCGAGCCACATCTTGGCAAagtgaggccgggaagataagtggtgaatgagttccacctgtgtgccagtGAGGGGCgtgggagtatttgaggagaggaggcagtggcagacggggagagagagagcctgaaGCTGTGTGTTTGTCAGCATGTTAGTGTGAAgcgactgctgaaaagcagtgtgtgataTGTGACACTTAAAAGTGTATAGTGTTtgtacaataaatgtctacgtgttgtcaagctggtcccagcttcctcctttgccatccttgaattgttacaagtatatatatattaaacacccAAATAATGAgctatcagctgtcttttctttggctttctatcttgtttttgaacaacaatctaaatcgagcaattctgtgatttggcaacaaaaaacagccatttggctcctaaatgtcctaaaaaaaaaatgtgcctgGAGCCCTGGCATTGTGTTTTTAATAGGGTGTTCATGGTGTTTTTTCAGTGGTCTATTCTTAAACCGgggagaaaatacatatgtgtagcttctGAGTAACTTATGTGtggattatgtgttatgtgtaactgaatatgtgtttgacagccacaTTATTAATTCCTTGAGAGAAATTGCACAATGTCTTACTTTTGTGTTATCTGTTTGCTCTTAGAGAATTTTTAGttagtgtttttatatatatatatatatatatatatatatacatacagattCAGTCATGTCATCCCCCTGTGTCAGCACAATGACAGCAAGTACAGCAAACCACCTTTGGCTCATTAATGATGTTCTTGGTCAGGGAGCAACAGCAAGCGTCTACAAAGGACGAAACAAGGTACTTGTTTAGACATTATCATTGTCATCTGTGGAAGCTGACTGAGACTGTTGATACTAATGCTACATACTGTAGACTTGCTATTTTAAGTTAAATGACTTTAACACCGTGCTTGTTTGTTCCTGTAGAAAACAGGTGAGCTGGTTGCTGTGAAGGTCTTTAACTTGGTGAGCTACAACAGGCCTTATGAAGTTCAGATGAGGGAGTTTGAGGTGTTGCAGAGGCTCAATCACGTCAACATTGTTAAACTCTTTGCTGTGGAGGAGGTGTGTATCTGATGTGGTTTGTGTTGATGCTCAAAATGTTCCACCCACGGCACTGCTGACTTTTTTTTTgatgtctccaaaacttgtgtctTGCTCTGTGATGCATTCAGGGTCAGGGTCATTTATGTTTTTGTGCTGACTAAGAGAAATAGCCATTGAATTTTACAGTTATGTTCATTTGAATTAATTCAGGTTTAAAACTaatgtgaagctgaagtgtgtaatttttttattctttctcctgTGCCACCTGGATATGCACAAGTAATCCATTTGTAGGTCACTTTctctgaaaagtgtaacactgtgtcaCCATGACAACAttgctctgtctgtttgagcatcctgaccagcccaattttgcaactttggctcaaccagtggtgagagtttggggcgggactattgtCCAACCAAAAGAAGACAGTGGGAGTGTtaggggaaacctgtttgaaaattatgaaaattacacacttcagctaagggtgggcgatatgaccaaaatcttatatcatgaaattagtacttttatatcacgataataatatatatcacagtatatttaaatttttctagAAAATCAATAAAATGGGTGTATATATTAAAAAACCATACTGTAATgccgatttttattattattattattatccaatcagtgaattaaatactcttCATCGTACATATTTTAGTCTTTATTTGGAACGTAGTCGAAGTAAAAAAGAAACACTGAACTATATTAGCCATACCACAATGCTAAGTCTGAAATTCAGTCTAATATGTTGTTAAacaagataattattattatcaggttttctcaagaaactcaagaCCTTCTCAAAGCAacgcaacaaagaaaataatacacaagtgaaaatatatccaatgaaaataaacacttctagcagaaaataaatataacaaatataaacacttcttggctttcataatgtttttttgtacgcttcattttgaggtggtaaaacagatttCTCGTATTACCACGAGTGATTATCGTCACGGCGCGACACAGATATTGCAGAACTCAGGTGAAGCCCTGCCTATTGATGGATATGGCCACACCTCAAACATGGATATTTACTTATTGCGATatacgatatagcaaaatctctagcAACTTTATATCATTGCCACAACATATATcctcatatcgcccagccctatcctCAGCTTTAAATTATTCAGGATTTGGAAAATCAGATTCTAAAACTGTCTTGATTCTGCATGTCAGATGCATTTGAACCCAAAGCAGAAGGTTCTGGTGATGGAGTTCTGTTCAGGTGGCAGCCTGCTGAACCAACTAGAGGAGCCTGAGAATGCTTTCGGCCTGTCTGAGTCTGAGTTCCTCATCATGTTACAGTGTGTGGGTAAGAAGTGACGTATTAGAATTCAgttttttttcacttttgaaattacattattgtggGTTTGTAAATTAATAGTCATGTCAGTCATTTCAGCTCCATTACACATGCCCTTATCAGAGATCTCGGTGTTTGCATTTTTCTACGTACAAATACAGTCCAAGGAATGAACCACTTGCGGGAGAATGGGGTAGTCCACAGGGATATCAAACCTGGTAATATCATGAGGCAAGTGGGTGAGGATGGACGCTCAGTGTACAAGCTCACAGACTTTGGCGCTGCCCGTGAGTTGGAGGACAATGAGAAGTTTGTGTCCATATATGGCACAGAGGAATACCTGGTACGGCAGAAATAATATGATTTAGTAGAATTTGTGTTTCGTGAAATGACAGTATGTGCTGTCAAAATTTCTCATGTGCAGTAAAATCGGTAACAATATCTGTAGATGCTCATTCCACATTGAAGGGATATTGTGGATTCAGTACAAGTACAAGtaaatctcaatcgacagcatttgtgtcataatgttgataaccaaaaaaataataatttcagttcatccctccttttctttaaaaaagcaaatttgaGGTTACAACGAgtctcttacaatggaagttaatgtggCAAATTTTTGGGTAgtgtaaaagcagaaatgtgaagcttataattttataaaaacacaacattaattcttctgttaaaagttgtgtattagttgagctataaagttgttcaaGTTGttttttaacagtcattttagggtttacggcaacaagtgtaaaattggatataactttaccgTATAAATGTTCATAAGAAATTTTttctcactaaaatcatattaacacacattatttacatcttgtggctatacttttgaaacagtgagtattttaatgtttacggattggccccactcacttccattttatgtgcctcactgtaacccactgTAATTTTTgctacaaattctgttgattgagcttaacttatgttgaacccggaatattcctataaaGATCTCAACACCTAGCTagaatttgtttgttgtttttttttgtttgtttgtttttcagtgaTTCACTCGTGCAGAttcttataaaaaatgtattcatgttttTTGTGTGGTTCCTATTTGTCTGTGAGGATGCTTAATATCAAAGATGATAACTTTTCTGAACTGTGCTTCTGTGGTTCAGCATCCTGACATGTACGAGCGTGCAGTGTTAAGAAAGCCCCAGCACAAAGCTTATGGAGTGTCTGTGGATCTTTGGAGCATTGGTGTCACCTTCTACCAAGCTGCCACCGGCAGCCTTCCCTTTATACCATATGGAGGCCCACGCAGAAACAAGAAGACCATGTAAATAATCTCATCAATTAATTACcaaaaagtgtttatatttataatagtatatcccagcttaatatgcagattcAACCATAAGAAagccatttgtagattaattTAACCTAAAAGTGTTACACTGTGACTTTGTAGCACTACCAAAACATTACTTTGTTTGTTTTAATGGCTTGTCTAGCCCGACACAGTAACATTGTCAACATCAATCAATAGTGTAAGTTTGGGGCGGTACTATCTGTTTATACAACcaatttgaaaacagtgattatttttgcaattctgtttcgTGACGCTAGTAATACTAGCTACTAATAGCTtgtcatacttaaaaaaaaaaaaaaaatatcgtaACCTCTTCCAAAACTGCTATGTTTTCTTATTTGTGTTGCAAGTAttgatttgtgtgttttttgtttttttgtatttgtactacagtatttttttttgtcatatttttggGGCTTTTCCAGGTACAAAATCACAACAGAGAAGCCAGAGGGAGCCATATCAGGTGTACAGAAGGTAGAAGATGGTCCTATTGAATGGAGCTACCGACTGCCACACTGCTGCCAGCTCTCAGAGTAAGTTTGTCATATGTACAAGGTGAGAACGTGGTGGACAGTATTGACATTGCTGGCAGAAGTTCACACAAGTGTTCACCTCTCTCATGCTTTTATTCATCATGATTAATGTGCTGTTAGCCTTCAACTTTTAAATGAGAAATCCTTTATGGAAACATTAGTTTCTAAGACTATAGAGTTTAGTAGCAGATCACTAATGGCTCTGTATCTTTTCGTAGGGGTTTAAAGACCCAGCTGGTACCAGTGTTGGCCAGCATATTGGAGGCCAATCAAGAGAAGTGTTGGGGCTTTGTCCAGTTCTTTGCTGCTACTACTGACATCCTGCACCGCATCACAATCCATATCTTCTCTCTCCAGCAGGCCACTGCTCACAGAATCTACATCCACTTTCACAACACGTATGTTGTCTTCCATTCTTTTGCAAATCTAAAATGTACATGGACTGCGACATTTGACTGTAATCCACATCGTGTATTGGACTACATCTTATATTGATcatattttgattatatattgATTGTCAGGGTCatataatgctaaaaaaaaaatcataatctaATTTAGgtgtttaaatgtattcagtaatgCAACTAAACTTGTACTTCGCAGGTATGAATTAAAGTATGCATATTCAAAATGTGACCTTATTTAGAATTAGGGTGATCTGAATATTCTGTTTAAATGGCAATTTCTTCTTTAGTATATTGTAATCTATATTGGAttaatcaataaaatatttaaatagtgATACTTTGAGATGTATtgttacattaaaatatttgtaatatttctttatttttgttttgtctagAGTCTCAATCTTTTTTGAGGATGTTCAGGCCCAGACTGGTATTGAACCCACAGCTCAACAGTACCTGTTTCAGGGTCATCCTCTCATATTGGAGCCAAGCATGAAAGTTGTCAACCTTCCCcccaccagttcagactgtcctATCATTCTGATCAGCCGACGTCCAGAGAAACTTGTAGGACTTCTGTACAGAGAGCGTAAGGACCcaataaaagcattttattaGTCTTTTGCCACCGTTTCAGCTCAatttactctctcacacacacacacacactctctctctctttctcttccaccTTGTTGTTGTGTATTTTGTAGCTGAGGCCTCTGCCATACCCACAAAGTTTGACATCATGGCAGATTACACTTTTTCCAAGGTAAGCAATCTAAGGCTCTTTTGTGCTTAAATCTCCTTTCCTAATATTTAAACACTAAGATGCACCACCTATACCTCACACTGTGTCCTGTTCTAAAGACTGTGCTCGGGGTCATCCATCAATACCTGCATATAGTTCGCGTCCTCCAGAAGTACAGGGAACTGATTCTGCAGGGATTCTATAGCTACATGTGAGAGTGTTATAATTCTCCATATTTGTATTTCCACAAGAAAACAAAACCTAAAAGTATGTGATGATCTTGTATTCCAATGAGGTAAAGGTGTCCAATAACAATATTATATCAACCTTCTTGACTTCTCAGTGAAAACACAGGCTTGGAATGCAGTAACGTGGCACACAGGATTGCCATGGTGAATATGAAGCTGCTTTCTTGTATCGGCACAGAGGAGAACCTCCACAGATTGTAAGAATCCATTCAAGAAATTCTTATAACCCAAATCTAATGTAACACACTGAGACTGAAGCTTTTTAGTTTATTGTATTCATTCATATAACTAACTCTTAGGTTAGTAATTGACTACCGTACATCATGTAGTAAGATATTTTGTGATTAAATGTTTCTTCCTCCCAACCAGAACACACAAGTTTGCACATGAGTTTCCAGACTTCATAGACAATAAAAAGAAACTTGCAATGGTAAAAGCTCTgagaaatatattaaataaaattgctTTTGAAAAGAGCAATTTGCAGTACTCCATATGTCTTTAAGGTATACCTTTGTGTATAGATTGAAGAGGATTTGCAGCGGATGTATGGCAATGGAATCAGAGAGTTTCAGAATCAGCTGCAGCACCTGCATGTCATGCTCTCTAAACACTCAGAGACACTGGCTCAGGATAAGAGGTGAAACAAACTGCTACGATATTTTATAAATTACACAGTATTATAtgaggttattttttttattatgaataatAAAGTTAGTCCCCAAATTGTTAAGGCTACTGAATGGCTGAAGTTTGCTTGAACAAGCTGACTGAAAACTGATGCAAAAAGCATTTTGAAATCAGTGATCAAACAGTCAATGATTTAAATAACAGCTtgtttttataacatttaaaaaacaaaacaaaagcaaattatGGTGTTAATATTAAATagtcatacatttttctttttcagaatTATATAGGATcaaatactatattatattatttttctgtATCTGTTATATCATTTTGAAATAATTGCATaaattcaaaaataataatactcttatcaattatatttaacttgatttatttttaatgcagcaTCCAGAAGATGGAGGTTCTGTTGGGAAAAATTGTTGCTGTACATCAGCTATATTGCAAAGACAGAGTAACAGGGAGTGAGTGGATTCTTGTTATTTCTCTCATATTAATacaacataaatacatacatataggGGGtatttactaggggtgtaacaatcCATTATTCTAGATCGATGCATCAATCAAATAACCAGCGATGCGATTTCATCGATGCAACGTGTAAACAtcgatgtatatattttttttaagatgcgcCTTTTTTTACACTCTACTGCCCGCCACGTccatacgcatttccgtcaggcgatacagtaaccttatgatattcatctcactttataagcactaaatatgcttttcatgtgggacacggatgtctGCAGAGTGACATAAGTTGCGCTCTACTCTATCCATGCTCGCGAGTAAACGGGCTTCTCTCGAAACACGAGCTACGGTGACCAGTGTTACTAGATTAGTTTGATGATTTCCAGCCCAATGATTGTTCAAAACCCGCctgaatgtataatatatatatatatatatatatatatatatatatatatatatatatatatatatatatatatatacactatattgccaaaagtattcgctcacctgcctttagacgcatatgaacttaagtgacatcccattcttaatccatagggtttaatatgacgtcggcccaccctttgcagctataacagcttcaactcttctgggaaggctttccacaaggtttaggagtgtgtttatgggaatttttgaccattcttccagaagcgcatttgtgaggtcagacactgatgttggacgagaaggcctggctcgcagtcttcactctaattcatcccaaaggtgctctatcgggttgaggtcaggactctgtgcaggccagtcaagttcttccacaccaaactcactcatccatgtctttatggaccttgctttgtgcactggtgcgcagtcatgttggaacaggaaggggccatccccaaactgttcccacaaagttgggagcatggaattgtccaaaatctcttggtatgctgaagcattcagagttcctttcactggaactaaggggccaagcccagctcctgaaaaaccccacaccataatcccccctccaccaaacttcacagttggcacaatgcagtcagacaagtaccgttctcctggcaaccgccaaacccagactcgtccatcagattgccagatggagaagcgtgattcatcactccagagaacgcgtctccactgctctagagtccagtggcggcgtgctttacaccactgcatccgatgctttgcattgcacttggtgatgtatggcttggatgcagctgctcggtcatggaaacccattccatgaagctctctacgcactgttcttgagctaatctgaaggccacatgaactttggaggtctgtagcgattgactctgcgacctctgcacactatgcgcctcagcatccgctgaccccgctctgtcattttacgtggcctaccacttcgtggctgagttgctgtcattcccagtcgcttccactttgttataataccactgacagttgactgtggaatatttagtagcgaggaaatttcacgactggacttgttgcacaggtggcatcctatcacagtaccacgctggaattcactgagctcctgagagcggcccattctttcacaaatgtttgtagaagcagtctgcatgcctaggtgcttcattttatacacctgtggccatggaagtgattggaacacctgaattcaattatttggatgggtgagcgaatacttttggcaatatagtgtgtgtatatatatatatatatatattaaaaaaaaatctatgtataTGAAAATCAAGCACGTTTAACCATAATAACAAAGCATAACCTGTACAACCTTAATGACACAAGcaacaaaaaaattaagtttCCAAAAACCTTTAcccctttttttcttatttacacaaactgacaaacacacacgcactaaATGAAGGAAGAAGATGTTGCCCTGGGAAATCAAGAAGCTAAATAATATATGTATGTTGTTGTGCTATGATTGAAGTTATGTTTTTGCCATTAAATATTCTATGAATATGTCAAATTATGATTACATTTAATCTGTCCTAACTTTTTACACTGTTATGGCTCATTTCAAATTCCAACTTGAACATAACTGTAAATCTTTGAACAGTCAGTTAACTGGCTAATACACAGAAGAGTCGAAGTTCCCAGCTGTCAGGGAGGATGGGAAAACAGCTGATGTTTATCCATTCCGTGTTCAGACTTGTGCATACATccaaaaaaaattcacttttaaGTACTGTGTAGtgtcacttgtgaaaatgctctcTCCACATGATTATTAGATGTGGGATGAGTGAGCAATATGATCACCATGAGTGCTAAAATCTCAGAATATCATGCATTTGTCTCATCAAGTATCATTTAAGTCAGCATGAAACTGAAGTTGCAACCGACTTCCATATTGTGATGTATTTTAGAGTGAAACGgcttattgaaaagaaaaaaaatgtaggcaggggacttgattttatccatcggttgttgattggattgtgaaaagtggccgTTGCATACCGGAGTGGAGGCAGatgtgaatgcgagtttgcagtagacacaaacacacaccccttCCACCATGCTACACGAGCCAGAACAAGTTatcggtgaaattgagcagcgatctcaacacattgatgatcaaactgacaacataaatgcaCAAGCACATTGCAGTCTTTGCTTATGATGAGGCTATTGCAGTTGAAAAaggagtgagtaaaagataacaatattttaacatttttaatcacaatacactaaatataaaggggaaaaaaacactcgTGCTGTTCATCCCAAGATACctgcattaaaaatatgaataaactccagaggTATCCGAAGCGTTGTATTCAGTAGTGTATTCAGCAGTTCAGGCATGAAATATCTTGAACACATCGGTGAATTCaccgttattcctcctcattcgaaatgtaaattcaagccagctggccCATAAACAAGGAAGATTGGGGTAAGGAACGGGAGTTTTGGAggaaacagctgaaaatacaccTTTTCACCTCTGTATTAGCTGCTTTGACTGCAAGTTTGTTGATACTCATGAAGGGGTGGAGTTAGTCATTTCACTAGAAGAGCAAGTCatgatattttgattaaagattacaaggttaaaaataattataaaatagccaatatgcatggatgaattgtTCATAATAAGACCAGttacatgcattaataaaataaatagggtcaattttgatttcatgctttaAACTTCTAGGCATCTCAGGTGCAATTTTTCTATTGTGTTGCAAGAGCTGTAAATATGCTTGAAAGAAATTCCACAGATAAGTACTGACATTATGCACGACTAGAGGTCCACAGTAATTTCCCCATTTTTGACATTTTCACCACTTTGTCATTGTTTAGATTGCCTAACCCACTCATCTTGCTGAAATCCAGAGCAACACCTGCTAATCATGCACTTGTTTAGAACATACTAGTGGGCGTGGCTACTCATAGCTCCTCTGAACAGGACTGAACACATTttctgtcaatcattgttttggctATTTGATTAAAGCATTGTGTGTTGAGACATTTTCTTTATTAAAGCTGCATAGGCAATggaattgcttaattttataaatgttaaaaCCTGCCAAAATCATTCCAAAACAGCCCATATATTGTCCACCCACCCATGCAAATTTTCCCTGCACAATTCAGTCAAAACTTGCCCAGATGGGTGGGAACCCCACACGCGTGATTAAATTGGGCTTCCGTCGATATCGTGGTGCATGCatcccatttgaattctacatgagaatgttctattttaaagcgctttggagcaattcaaccatgtcaaacaaataaacagcccctatattctgaacagcgctgatgagggaaagagaaaacacctgccctgcaccagcatcaattacaagatttttcacattttcacatcaacacccttactaataTTTATCAAAGTAACTGTAACATAATTTTTCAGTACAACTGTGGAAATTGTAA
This DNA window, taken from Myxocyprinus asiaticus isolate MX2 ecotype Aquarium Trade chromosome 37, UBuf_Myxa_2, whole genome shotgun sequence, encodes the following:
- the LOC127428280 gene encoding inhibitor of nuclear factor kappa-B kinase subunit epsilon-like isoform X4 codes for the protein MREFEVLQRLNHVNIVKLFAVEEMHLNPKQKVLVMEFCSGGSLLNQLEEPENAFGLSESEFLIMLQCVVQGMNHLRENGVVHRDIKPGNIMRQVGEDGRSVYKLTDFGAARELEDNEKFVSIYGTEEYLHPDMYERAVLRKPQHKAYGVSVDLWSIGVTFYQAATGSLPFIPYGGPRRNKKTMYKITTEKPEGAISGVQKVEDGPIEWSYRLPHCCQLSEGLKTQLVPVLASILEANQEKCWGFVQFFAATTDILHRITIHIFSLQQATAHRIYIHFHNTVSIFFEDVQAQTGIEPTAQQYLFQGHPLILEPSMKVVNLPPTSSDCPIILISRRPEKLVGLLYREPEASAIPTKFDIMADYTFSKTVLGVIHQYLHIVRVLQKYRELILQGFYSYIENTGLECSNVAHRIAMVNMKLLSCIGTEENLHRLTHKFAHEFPDFIDNKKKLAMIEEDLQRMYGNGIREFQNQLQHLHVMLSKHSETLAQDKSSIQKMEVLLGKIVAVHQLYCKDRVTGKLSYNDEQIHKFEKLNLASYIKKVKTLFKDDCLQKYQDVLMATGSWNRVLYELQTNLEHFSGILRQKMGDLHVCEDQQTKVLDRVVSRALQQPIGAESMDGPKQNDHMIFKMNRLKDEMEAVARELQNNNNIIESLGAVPSTLSMEKTIPQPSKP